A single Curtobacterium sp. MCJR17_020 DNA region contains:
- a CDS encoding DivIVA domain-containing protein — protein MATTFPTAARSALGYDVDEVERFLEDARRAYSADDSAPGIEAAKIRATAFSMRKGGYSTSHVDAALERLEDAFAAREREREIGDAGQKAWYAEARTKASDVVARLERPDGQRFNRVSVLGTGYHPKDVDAFAARLGGYFREGKPLSLTEVRSIVFRPKHGGYREGQVDALLDAVVEVMLAVR, from the coding sequence GTGGCCACCACCTTCCCGACCGCAGCCCGCTCCGCCCTCGGATACGACGTCGACGAAGTCGAGCGTTTCCTCGAGGACGCCCGTCGTGCCTACTCCGCCGACGACAGCGCCCCCGGCATCGAGGCTGCGAAGATCCGCGCCACCGCGTTCTCGATGCGCAAGGGCGGCTACTCGACCTCGCACGTCGACGCAGCGCTGGAGCGCCTCGAGGACGCCTTCGCGGCCCGGGAGCGCGAGCGGGAGATCGGCGACGCCGGACAGAAGGCCTGGTACGCCGAAGCCCGCACGAAGGCCTCCGACGTCGTGGCCCGCCTCGAGCGCCCGGACGGACAGCGGTTCAACCGGGTGAGCGTTCTCGGCACCGGGTACCACCCGAAGGACGTCGACGCGTTCGCGGCCCGCCTCGGTGGCTACTTCCGCGAGGGCAAGCCGCTGAGCCTCACCGAGGTGCGGTCGATCGTGTTCCGCCCGAAGCACGGCGGCTACCGCGAGGGCCAGGTGGACGCGCTGCTCGACGCCGTCGTCGAGGTCATGCTCGCCGTCCGCTGA
- a CDS encoding sugar porter family MFS transporter: MSNTATGHGEDRAFKGKVTAFAIAAAVGGFLFGFDSSVINGAVEAIKGEFGLSEAASGFAVASALIGCAFGAYFAGRLADRWGRTRVMFWAAVLFLVSSIGSGFAFATWDFVLWRLVGGLGIGTASVIAPAYISEVSPKAIRGRLASFQQLAITLGIFAALLSDQFFAVTAGGASEVVLGLPAWRWMFLVGVIPSVVYGILAITLPESPRYLLAKGRTEDARAVMTKIVPRDTVNTSLEEIQDGIKKEANEKKGSIRGNRFGLQPIVWVGIILAVLQQFVGINVIFYYSTTLWQAVGFKESDSFLISTITSVVNVAVTFIAIFLVDKVGRKPLLVTGSAGMFVSLAMVAIAFSQSTIVDGNPSLPGSWGVIALIFANLFVVSFGATWGPLMWVLLGEMFPNRIRATALGIGSAANWVANFIVTITFPVLSGFNLTVTYGIYALFALISFFFVIAKIPETKGRSLEEMGISAEGDTVNAKA; the protein is encoded by the coding sequence GTGTCCAACACAGCCACCGGGCACGGCGAGGACCGTGCGTTCAAGGGGAAGGTCACCGCGTTCGCCATCGCAGCAGCGGTGGGCGGTTTCCTCTTCGGCTTCGACTCGTCGGTCATCAACGGCGCCGTCGAGGCCATCAAGGGCGAGTTCGGCCTGTCCGAGGCGGCGAGCGGCTTCGCGGTCGCGTCCGCGCTCATCGGCTGTGCGTTCGGCGCCTACTTCGCCGGTCGACTCGCTGACCGCTGGGGTCGCACCCGGGTGATGTTCTGGGCCGCCGTGCTGTTCCTGGTGAGCTCGATCGGCTCCGGCTTCGCGTTCGCCACGTGGGACTTCGTCCTGTGGCGTCTCGTCGGCGGCCTCGGCATCGGTACGGCCTCGGTCATCGCGCCGGCGTACATCTCCGAGGTCTCGCCGAAGGCGATCCGCGGGCGCCTGGCGTCGTTCCAGCAGCTCGCCATCACGCTCGGTATCTTCGCCGCGCTGCTCTCCGACCAGTTCTTCGCCGTCACCGCCGGTGGCGCCTCCGAGGTCGTCCTCGGCCTGCCGGCCTGGCGCTGGATGTTCCTGGTCGGCGTGATCCCGTCGGTGGTCTACGGCATCCTGGCGATCACGCTGCCGGAGTCGCCGCGGTACCTGCTCGCCAAGGGGCGGACGGAGGACGCCCGCGCGGTCATGACGAAGATCGTCCCGCGCGACACGGTGAACACGAGCCTGGAGGAGATCCAGGACGGCATCAAGAAGGAAGCCAACGAGAAGAAGGGCTCCATCCGGGGCAACCGCTTCGGCCTGCAGCCCATCGTCTGGGTCGGGATCATCCTGGCCGTGCTGCAGCAGTTCGTCGGCATCAACGTGATCTTCTACTACTCGACGACGCTCTGGCAGGCGGTCGGGTTCAAGGAGAGCGACTCCTTCCTCATCTCCACGATCACGTCGGTGGTCAACGTCGCGGTCACGTTCATCGCGATCTTCCTGGTCGACAAGGTCGGTCGGAAGCCGCTGCTCGTCACCGGTTCCGCCGGCATGTTCGTGTCGCTGGCGATGGTCGCGATCGCGTTCTCGCAGTCGACGATCGTGGACGGCAACCCGAGCCTGCCCGGCTCGTGGGGTGTCATCGCCCTCATCTTCGCGAACCTGTTCGTCGTGTCGTTCGGTGCGACGTGGGGTCCGCTCATGTGGGTGCTGCTCGGCGAGATGTTCCCGAACCGCATCCGCGCCACGGCGCTCGGCATCGGTTCGGCCGCCAACTGGGTCGCGAACTTCATCGTCACGATCACCTTCCCGGTGCTGTCCGGCTTCAACCTGACGGTCACGTACGGCATCTACGCGCTGTTCGCGCTGATCTCGTTCTTCTTCGTCATCGCGAAGATCCCCGAGACCAAGGGCCGCTCGCTCGAGGAGATGGGCATCTCCGCAGAGGGCGACACGGTGAACGCGAAGGCGTGA
- a CDS encoding alpha/beta family hydrolase: MTDDDGEIRSATQLPARRTDVELVTDDHLTLVGELAEPETRPARGTIVTLHPLPTAHGFMDSHVLKKAAARLPALADIAVLRFNFRSVTSPRGTSEGVFGEGVSEGFDLRAAVAEVVDRGLPTPWLVGWSFGTEVILKHALEHVDAGTVAGVVLLSPPLHRTTEDELARWAAVDVPVVALVPEHDDFLQPDEALARFAIAPNVRVVPIEGAKHLWVGERYVRIVLDAVADLVVPGSTPLPTHWPV; the protein is encoded by the coding sequence ATGACCGACGACGACGGCGAGATCCGCTCTGCCACGCAGCTGCCTGCCCGCCGCACCGACGTCGAGCTCGTCACCGACGACCACCTCACCCTGGTCGGCGAACTGGCCGAACCGGAGACCCGCCCGGCTCGCGGCACGATCGTCACGCTGCACCCGCTGCCGACCGCGCACGGCTTCATGGACTCGCACGTCCTCAAGAAGGCCGCCGCGCGTCTGCCGGCCCTGGCGGACATCGCGGTCCTGCGCTTCAACTTCCGGTCGGTGACGTCGCCACGCGGCACGTCCGAGGGCGTGTTCGGCGAGGGCGTCTCCGAGGGCTTCGACCTGCGAGCCGCCGTTGCCGAGGTGGTCGACCGTGGTCTGCCGACGCCGTGGTTGGTCGGGTGGTCCTTCGGCACCGAGGTGATCCTCAAGCACGCCCTCGAGCACGTCGATGCCGGCACCGTGGCCGGCGTGGTCCTGCTTTCGCCGCCGCTGCACCGCACCACGGAGGACGAGCTCGCGCGCTGGGCAGCCGTGGACGTCCCGGTGGTGGCCCTGGTGCCCGAGCACGACGACTTCCTGCAGCCCGACGAAGCGCTCGCCCGGTTCGCCATCGCCCCGAACGTCCGGGTCGTCCCGATCGAGGGCGCGAAGCACCTGTGGGTGGGGGAGCGGTACGTCCGGATCGTCCTCGACGCCGTCGCCGACCTCGTCGTGCCGGGCAGCACGCCGCTGCCGACGCACTGGCCGGTCTGA
- a CDS encoding lytic transglycosylase domain-containing protein yields MGRHTADHSSDRDPREHLSLQASGERRAALNRTRTADTSVLQANPQVLPETGPVATPKSVAANRVSDERVAAFAHEAPAARVDPRAAKQQNATAVQRTATAQQPSRGAAAAVNAFARKRSSVPAFSFVGVFLFVGASLFNPLQADVAQAAVDTPVLVKTPQAPQQYTAHGTYGDAAADRDGYGVTVPAPKVVKPVVEEEADDATTDETTDAAATETESVSAANTLAAVAATPDAGSAQAIALRLVTARGWGTDQYNCLVSLWNKESGWRVNAYNPSGAYGIPQALPGSKMSSAGADWQTNPETQITWGLNYIAGVYGTPCGAWGHSQANNWY; encoded by the coding sequence ATGGGCAGGCACACGGCAGACCACAGCTCCGACCGCGATCCCCGCGAGCACCTCAGCCTCCAGGCTTCGGGTGAGCGCCGCGCGGCACTGAACCGAACCCGTACGGCGGACACCTCGGTGCTCCAGGCGAACCCGCAGGTCCTGCCGGAGACCGGTCCCGTCGCGACGCCGAAGTCCGTCGCAGCGAACCGCGTGTCCGACGAACGCGTCGCCGCGTTCGCGCACGAGGCCCCCGCGGCCCGGGTGGACCCTCGTGCCGCGAAGCAGCAGAACGCGACGGCGGTCCAGCGCACCGCGACGGCGCAGCAGCCGAGCCGTGGCGCAGCCGCCGCGGTCAACGCCTTCGCACGGAAGCGTTCTTCGGTTCCCGCGTTCTCGTTCGTCGGGGTCTTCCTCTTCGTCGGGGCGTCGCTCTTCAACCCGCTCCAGGCCGACGTCGCGCAGGCCGCGGTCGACACCCCGGTGCTCGTGAAGACGCCGCAGGCCCCGCAGCAGTACACCGCGCACGGCACCTACGGCGACGCCGCTGCCGACCGCGACGGCTACGGCGTGACCGTGCCGGCCCCCAAGGTCGTCAAGCCCGTCGTCGAGGAAGAAGCCGACGACGCCACCACCGACGAGACGACCGACGCCGCCGCGACCGAGACCGAGAGCGTCTCCGCCGCGAACACGCTGGCCGCCGTGGCCGCGACGCCCGACGCGGGCAGCGCGCAGGCGATCGCCCTGCGGCTCGTCACGGCCCGGGGCTGGGGCACCGACCAGTACAACTGCCTCGTCTCGCTGTGGAACAAGGAGTCCGGCTGGCGGGTGAACGCCTACAACCCCAGCGGTGCGTACGGCATCCCGCAGGCACTGCCGGGCAGCAAGATGTCGTCTGCAGGTGCCGACTGGCAGACCAACCCGGAGACCCAGATCACGTGGGGTCTCAACTACATCGCCGGTGTCTACGGCACGCCCTGCGGCGCCTGGGGCCACAGCCAGGCGAACAACTGGTACTGA
- a CDS encoding M23 family metallopeptidase: MLLFPGSGTRLPPVVSLVLVLLVLLLGMPGGSPTSSSTPVPAPEAQRDQRERTAAARAAEPWVWPTGTRVVERGWEPPSDDYAAGHRGIDVPAPLGTTAAAVDDGTVAFAGPVGGRSVVTVDHGGGLVSTLDSVQPLVAAGDDVRQGDPVGRVSVGHCPASAPCLHLGARVDGRYVDPTSYLPPAEWPVLLPESAWPG, from the coding sequence ATGCTCCTGTTCCCCGGCTCCGGCACTCGGCTCCCCCCGGTCGTCTCGCTGGTGCTGGTGCTGCTGGTGCTGCTGCTCGGGATGCCCGGGGGGTCTCCCACATCGTCGTCCACACCGGTGCCCGCGCCAGAAGCGCAGCGCGACCAGCGAGAGCGCACGGCGGCGGCTCGTGCTGCCGAGCCGTGGGTCTGGCCGACCGGCACGCGGGTGGTCGAGCGCGGGTGGGAGCCGCCGTCCGACGACTACGCCGCCGGCCACCGCGGGATCGACGTCCCGGCGCCGCTCGGCACGACTGCGGCGGCGGTCGACGACGGCACGGTGGCGTTCGCCGGACCGGTCGGCGGCAGGAGCGTCGTGACGGTCGACCACGGCGGCGGGCTCGTCAGCACCCTCGACTCGGTGCAGCCGCTCGTCGCCGCCGGGGACGACGTCCGACAGGGTGATCCGGTCGGCCGGGTGTCCGTGGGGCACTGCCCGGCCTCGGCACCGTGTCTGCACCTCGGCGCGCGGGTCGACGGCCGCTACGTGGACCCGACGTCGTACCTTCCCCCGGCCGAGTGGCCCGTGCTGTTGCCGGAGTCCGCCTGGCCGGGGTGA
- a CDS encoding phosphatidate cytidylyltransferase, with product MRRPDQGGERPTAEHGPDQTGPVKKGLRQDFDARARAARTDFEAQLRQRKADFGARNEALTARTGRNLPAAIGIALAFAVVMLGTLLIWPPSFMVVAAFLLGVGVYELTSAMRFAGRDVPRIPSVAVAIAIVPAAFLLGQVAALFTLLGGIVLISLWRVVEVALSRQKPSAGDVFRDVTNGLFVQAYISLLGACVVLLSAQSQGNLWVIGFILVVVAVDTGAYATGLNLGKHPMAPRISPKKTWEGFAGSVAASIIVGILVAWLMLGLPWWTGVVLGVLISGSATLGDLTESMIKRDLGIKDISSFLPGHGGLLDRIDSILPSAAVAYVLYLIVNH from the coding sequence ATGCGCCGCCCGGACCAGGGCGGTGAACGCCCCACAGCAGAGCACGGACCCGACCAGACCGGGCCCGTGAAGAAGGGGCTCCGCCAGGACTTCGATGCGCGTGCCCGAGCGGCCCGCACCGATTTCGAGGCGCAGCTCCGGCAGCGCAAGGCCGACTTCGGTGCGCGCAACGAGGCCCTGACCGCGCGGACCGGGCGCAACCTGCCGGCGGCGATCGGCATCGCGCTCGCGTTCGCCGTGGTCATGCTCGGCACGCTCCTCATCTGGCCGCCGTCGTTCATGGTCGTGGCGGCGTTCCTGCTCGGCGTGGGCGTCTACGAGCTCACGAGCGCCATGCGCTTCGCGGGCCGGGACGTCCCGCGGATCCCGAGCGTCGCCGTCGCGATCGCGATCGTGCCGGCGGCGTTCCTGCTCGGGCAGGTCGCGGCACTCTTCACGCTGCTCGGTGGCATCGTCCTGATCAGCCTCTGGCGTGTGGTCGAGGTCGCGCTCTCGCGGCAGAAGCCGTCGGCGGGCGACGTGTTCCGCGACGTCACGAACGGCCTGTTCGTGCAGGCCTACATCTCGTTGCTCGGCGCCTGTGTCGTCCTGCTCTCCGCGCAGTCGCAGGGCAACCTCTGGGTGATCGGTTTCATCCTCGTCGTCGTCGCTGTCGACACCGGTGCCTACGCCACCGGGTTGAACCTCGGCAAGCACCCGATGGCGCCGCGGATCAGCCCGAAGAAGACCTGGGAGGGCTTCGCCGGATCGGTCGCAGCGAGCATCATCGTCGGCATCCTGGTCGCCTGGCTCATGCTCGGCCTGCCCTGGTGGACCGGCGTCGTCCTCGGCGTCCTGATCTCCGGGTCGGCGACCCTGGGTGACCTCACCGAGTCGATGATCAAGCGCGACCTCGGCATCAAGGACATCTCGTCCTTCCTGCCCGGGCACGGCGGACTGCTCGACCGCATCGACAGCATCCTGCCGTCGGCTGCCGTCGCCTACGTGCTGTACCTGATCGTCAACCACTGA
- the pyrH gene encoding UMP kinase translates to MTDEKTGRRRVLLKLSGEAFGAGSLGVNPDVIGAIAKEIAVAAREVEIAIVVGGGNFFRGAELSQRGMDRGRADYMGMLGTVMNALALQDFLEQAGAATRVQSAIAMTQVAEPYIPRRAERHLEKGRVVIFGAGAGLPYFSTDTVAAQRALEIKADEVLVAKNGVDGVYTADPKKDATAEKLHHVTYQDALLKGLKVVDATAFSLCMDNGMPMHVFGMEGDGNVQAAIRGERIGTVVSN, encoded by the coding sequence ATGACCGACGAGAAGACCGGACGACGCCGCGTACTGCTGAAGCTGTCGGGAGAGGCCTTCGGGGCCGGATCGCTCGGCGTGAACCCCGACGTGATCGGGGCCATCGCCAAGGAGATCGCCGTCGCTGCGCGCGAGGTCGAGATCGCGATCGTCGTCGGCGGGGGCAACTTCTTCCGCGGCGCCGAGCTCTCGCAGCGCGGCATGGACCGCGGCCGCGCCGACTACATGGGCATGCTCGGCACCGTGATGAACGCGCTCGCACTGCAGGACTTCCTCGAGCAGGCCGGGGCCGCGACACGCGTGCAGTCGGCCATCGCGATGACCCAGGTCGCCGAGCCGTACATCCCGCGGCGCGCCGAGCGGCACCTCGAGAAGGGTCGCGTCGTCATCTTCGGCGCCGGCGCCGGTCTGCCGTACTTCTCGACCGACACGGTGGCTGCGCAGCGAGCACTCGAGATCAAGGCCGACGAGGTCCTCGTCGCCAAGAACGGTGTCGACGGCGTGTACACGGCGGACCCGAAGAAGGACGCCACGGCCGAGAAGCTGCACCACGTGACCTACCAGGACGCGCTCCTGAAGGGCCTGAAGGTCGTCGACGCCACCGCGTTCTCGCTCTGCATGGACAACGGCATGCCGATGCACGTCTTCGGCATGGAGGGTGACGGCAACGTCCAGGCCGCCATCCGTGGCGAGCGCATCGGCACCGTGGTCAGCAACTGA
- the frr gene encoding ribosome recycling factor: MISDVLTEATEKMAKAVEVAKDDFSTVRTGRINAALFQKIPVEYYGTPTPLAQLASLQTPEARTLIVTPYDKTALKEIERAIATFPNLGASPTNDGDIVRVTIPELTKDRRKEFVKLVRTKGEDHKVVIRNIRRKAKDDLDALKGEISDDEISRGDKDLEALTKKHVDQIDESLKKKEAELLEV, from the coding sequence GTGATCAGTGATGTCCTGACCGAAGCCACCGAGAAGATGGCGAAGGCTGTCGAGGTCGCCAAGGACGACTTCTCGACCGTCCGCACCGGCCGCATCAACGCGGCGCTCTTCCAGAAGATCCCGGTCGAGTACTACGGCACGCCGACGCCGCTCGCGCAGCTCGCGTCGCTGCAGACGCCCGAGGCCCGCACGCTCATCGTGACGCCGTACGACAAGACGGCGCTCAAGGAGATCGAGCGCGCCATCGCGACGTTCCCGAACCTCGGCGCCAGCCCGACGAACGACGGCGACATCGTCCGCGTGACGATCCCGGAGCTCACCAAGGACCGCCGCAAGGAGTTCGTCAAGCTCGTGCGGACGAAGGGCGAGGACCACAAGGTCGTCATCCGGAACATCCGCCGCAAGGCCAAGGACGACCTCGACGCACTCAAGGGTGAGATCTCGGACGACGAGATCTCGCGCGGTGACAAGGACCTCGAGGCCCTGACGAAGAAGCACGTCGACCAGATCGACGAGTCGCTGAAGAAGAAGGAAGCCGAACTCCTCGAGGTCTGA
- a CDS encoding DivIVA domain-containing protein, giving the protein MANDEAEFGTELRGYRRDDVDRSLNDLRRELIKSNTDRADAAKEIRLLQSRVSELQGELDEAGTPTYSGLGTRLESTLRVAEEQSTRLISQADIDAQRLRASSRAEADRTVREAQEEARDTLEDARTRSTNELTRARAEAADTVERARAEAGLLTQDARNEAAAIRGAAVTEAAEVRSVAIRETNALRAQVEHEVAELREIAQRESADSRTAAADLDRETEHRRSVFEADHARRVEDLAHEESTRRQALEREVAEGRAAWHRERDEQQQAHALAIETGRAELQAEVDRRRAEIDGEFADRRRVVDEELAAARAEWDRELASARTALAQEAEALRAQLRVDEEQTRVENERLVQETADRIARELEEHDTRIERERAEADAAAERADREHENALAARREREHAEVDTEIADRRSAELDTLESERTALRQEIDTARADLAKERDEARAEVARERDEARTTLESELASRRDDAEQDYLQKHHETVTETQKYLDEANLQLAEATRRATEARERAERLQQEADDLERTSTAEAQEHARTIVADAQDRVHRMVSDAEERTAAITAEAEDRLSAIRTEREAVAGYLENLRGVLTHATGLLGTAPGTAAGAADDAVDASER; this is encoded by the coding sequence GTGGCGAACGACGAGGCAGAGTTCGGGACCGAGCTGCGCGGGTACCGCCGCGACGACGTCGACCGCTCACTGAACGACCTGCGCCGTGAGCTCATCAAGTCGAACACCGACCGTGCCGACGCCGCGAAGGAGATCCGCCTCCTGCAGTCCCGCGTCTCCGAGCTCCAGGGCGAACTCGACGAGGCCGGCACCCCCACCTACAGCGGCCTGGGCACACGACTCGAGTCGACCCTGCGCGTGGCGGAGGAGCAGTCCACCCGGCTCATCAGCCAGGCGGACATCGACGCGCAGCGCCTGCGGGCGTCGAGCCGGGCCGAGGCCGACCGCACCGTGCGCGAGGCACAGGAAGAAGCCCGCGACACCCTCGAGGACGCGCGCACCCGCTCCACCAACGAACTCACCCGTGCTCGTGCCGAGGCCGCCGACACCGTCGAGCGTGCCCGTGCCGAAGCCGGCCTGCTGACCCAGGACGCCCGCAACGAGGCCGCCGCCATCCGGGGTGCCGCGGTGACCGAGGCCGCCGAGGTCCGCTCCGTCGCCATCCGCGAGACGAACGCCCTGCGCGCCCAGGTCGAGCACGAGGTCGCCGAGCTGCGCGAGATCGCCCAGCGCGAGTCGGCCGACTCCCGCACCGCCGCGGCCGACCTCGACCGCGAGACCGAGCACCGCCGCTCGGTGTTCGAGGCCGACCACGCCCGCCGGGTCGAGGACCTCGCCCACGAGGAGTCCACCCGCCGTCAGGCACTCGAGCGCGAGGTCGCCGAGGGGCGTGCTGCGTGGCACCGGGAGCGCGACGAGCAGCAGCAGGCACACGCCCTGGCGATCGAGACCGGCCGCGCCGAGCTGCAGGCCGAGGTCGACCGACGCCGCGCCGAGATCGACGGCGAGTTCGCCGACCGCCGCAGGGTCGTGGACGAGGAACTCGCCGCAGCCCGTGCCGAGTGGGACCGGGAGCTCGCCTCGGCGCGCACCGCCCTGGCGCAGGAGGCCGAGGCGTTGCGTGCGCAGCTGCGCGTCGACGAGGAACAGACGCGCGTCGAGAACGAGCGGCTCGTGCAGGAGACCGCCGACCGCATCGCACGCGAGCTCGAGGAGCACGACACCCGCATCGAGCGGGAGCGCGCCGAGGCCGACGCCGCCGCCGAACGCGCGGACCGCGAGCACGAGAACGCGCTCGCCGCCCGCCGCGAACGCGAGCACGCCGAGGTCGACACCGAGATCGCCGACCGCCGCTCCGCCGAGCTCGACACGCTCGAGTCCGAGCGCACCGCCCTCCGTCAGGAGATCGACACGGCCCGCGCCGACCTGGCCAAGGAACGTGACGAGGCCCGCGCCGAGGTCGCCCGCGAGCGCGACGAGGCCCGCACGACGCTCGAGTCCGAGCTCGCCTCACGCCGGGACGACGCCGAGCAGGACTACCTGCAGAAGCACCACGAGACCGTCACCGAGACGCAGAAGTACCTCGACGAGGCGAACCTGCAGCTCGCCGAGGCCACGCGCCGTGCCACCGAGGCCCGTGAGCGCGCCGAACGGCTCCAGCAGGAAGCCGACGACCTCGAGCGCACCAGCACCGCCGAGGCGCAGGAGCACGCGCGCACCATCGTCGCCGATGCCCAGGACCGCGTGCACCGGATGGTCTCGGATGCCGAGGAGCGCACGGCTGCCATCACCGCCGAGGCCGAGGACCGACTGTCGGCGATCCGCACCGAGCGCGAGGCCGTGGCGGGCTACCTGGAGAACCTGCGCGGCGTGCTCACGCACGCGACCGGCCTACTCGGGACCGCACCCGGCACCGCGGCCGGAGCAGCCGACGACGCAGTGGACGCGAGCGAACGCTGA
- the rpsB gene encoding 30S ribosomal protein S2, producing MAVVTIRQLLDSGVHFGHQTRRWNPKVKRFILAERSGIHIIDLQQSLAFIDRAYDFVKETVAHGGTILFVGTKKQAQGSIAEQATRVGQPYVNQRWLGGLLTNFQTVSKRLARMKELEEIDFDDTTKGFTKKELLIKKRELDKLHKTLGGIRNLTRTPSALWIVDTKKEHLAVDEAQKLGIPIIGILDTNCDPDEITYPIPGNDDAIRSVGLLTRIVADAAAEGLKTRHNGGDDEEAAEPLAEWEQELLGGDAATPSADAAPEGATVEENNADAQVAAKEIGEPIADDAKNAEPTAEAEAAAETTPAE from the coding sequence ATGGCCGTCGTCACCATCCGCCAGCTGCTCGACAGCGGCGTCCACTTCGGACACCAGACCCGTCGGTGGAACCCGAAGGTGAAGCGCTTCATCCTCGCCGAGCGCTCGGGCATCCACATCATCGACCTGCAGCAGTCGCTGGCCTTCATCGACCGCGCGTACGACTTCGTCAAGGAGACGGTCGCGCACGGTGGCACGATCCTCTTCGTGGGCACCAAGAAGCAGGCGCAGGGCTCCATCGCCGAGCAGGCGACCCGCGTCGGCCAGCCGTACGTCAACCAGCGTTGGCTCGGCGGTCTGCTCACGAACTTCCAGACGGTCTCCAAGCGCCTCGCGCGCATGAAGGAGCTCGAGGAGATCGACTTCGACGACACGACGAAGGGCTTCACCAAGAAGGAGCTCCTCATCAAGAAGCGCGAGCTGGACAAGCTCCACAAGACCCTCGGTGGTATCCGCAACCTCACGCGGACCCCGAGCGCGCTCTGGATCGTCGACACCAAGAAGGAGCACCTCGCCGTCGACGAGGCGCAGAAGCTCGGTATCCCGATCATCGGCATCCTCGACACCAACTGCGACCCCGACGAGATCACGTACCCGATCCCGGGCAACGACGACGCGATCCGCTCCGTCGGTCTCCTGACCCGCATCGTCGCCGACGCCGCGGCCGAGGGCCTGAAGACCCGCCACAACGGTGGCGACGACGAAGAGGCCGCAGAGCCCCTCGCCGAGTGGGAGCAGGAGCTCCTCGGTGGCGACGCCGCGACGCCGTCCGCCGACGCCGCTCCCGAGGGCGCGACCGTCGAGGAGAACAACGCTGACGCGCAGGTCGCCGCGAAGGAGATCGGCGAGCCGATCGCCGACGACGCGAAGAACGCGGAGCCGACGGCCGAGGCCGAGGCAGCCGCGGAGACCACCCCCGCCGAGTGA
- the tsf gene encoding translation elongation factor Ts produces the protein MANFTAADVKKLREDLGAGMMDAKNALVEADGDYDKAVELLRIKGAKAVAKRDDRATSEGVVVASSENGAATVVELASETDFVAKNEKFTTLADKVLGAVAAAGAADVAAANAAPVDGKTVLEVVNESAAALGEKLEVRTVRRVEGSAFEIYLHKTSQDLPPQIAVVIAYEGDNAAEARSIAQHVAFANPTYLTRDEVPADEIAKERATVEAITREEGKPEAALPKIVEGRVNAYIKQVSLLDQDYAKDNKISVAKAAENAGITIQGFARVKVGA, from the coding sequence ATGGCAAACTTCACCGCTGCTGACGTGAAGAAGCTCCGCGAGGACCTCGGCGCCGGCATGATGGACGCGAAGAACGCGCTCGTCGAGGCCGACGGCGACTACGACAAGGCCGTCGAGCTGCTCCGCATCAAGGGTGCGAAGGCCGTCGCCAAGCGCGACGACCGTGCCACCTCCGAGGGCGTCGTCGTCGCGAGCTCCGAGAACGGCGCCGCCACGGTCGTCGAGCTCGCGAGCGAGACCGACTTCGTCGCGAAGAACGAGAAGTTCACGACGCTGGCCGACAAGGTGCTCGGGGCCGTCGCGGCCGCCGGTGCAGCTGACGTCGCCGCCGCGAACGCCGCCCCCGTCGACGGCAAGACCGTCCTCGAGGTCGTCAACGAGTCGGCCGCCGCACTGGGCGAGAAGCTCGAGGTCCGCACGGTTCGCCGTGTCGAGGGCTCCGCCTTCGAGATCTACCTGCACAAGACCAGCCAGGACCTGCCGCCGCAGATCGCCGTCGTCATCGCGTACGAGGGTGACAACGCTGCCGAGGCCCGCTCGATCGCCCAGCACGTCGCGTTCGCGAACCCGACGTACCTGACCCGCGACGAGGTCCCGGCCGACGAGATCGCCAAGGAGCGTGCGACCGTCGAGGCGATCACGCGCGAGGAGGGCAAGCCCGAGGCTGCGCTCCCGAAGATCGTCGAGGGTCGGGTGAACGCCTACATCAAGCAGGTGTCGCTCCTCGACCAGGACTACGCGAAGGACAACAAGATCTCCGTCGCGAAGGCCGCCGAGAACGCCGGCATCACGATCCAGGGCTTCGCCCGCGTCAAGGTCGGCGCGTAA